From the genome of Rhododendron vialii isolate Sample 1 chromosome 10a, ASM3025357v1:
AAAAACTACTAGTCCATAATTCTAGTGAAAATTTGAAACATGGATAGGGCGTCCTGGGCTCATCCGCCCCTCGGTCCGTCCTCAATCGTCTAAGCTGTTTCCATCCTGACTGTACAGCACAGCAACTACACATGACCCTCTCTCCATGTCCTTGTCATCATCAGTCTAATGCTAAGAAAGAAGGAAACTAAAAAGACCTAATAATAACCTAATTCTCCAACTGGTCAAACTTCCTCTACCAAATCTCTGGCtgctttcctctttctcccTTGAAAAAATCTGCTTCAGTCTCCTCCTGCCCAAGGTCAAAGTGAACGAGTTAGTGACCTAATTTGACAAGTCATTGCATACGTGTAATTATTATCAACAAATTGATGATCAAAAAGCAAGCTCCAAAATGTAAACTACTACTACGAGGTTGCAAGGACAAGAAGAATGAATAGTGAATTGTTAAATCACTGATccacaaagagaaaaaaactggaaaagagaCTGTGAAATTGATCATCTTAGATGGTATGATTTCGTGTCAAGAGATTTCACtatccgataaaaaaaaattacaaatgatGTCACATAAGTAGGGATGGCAACAGATTCATTTGGCCCATGTTTTTGCTAAACTTGAATCGAACCCAAATTTTAGAGTTTCCTATTTGTATGACCTATACGAAAACTATACCCGACGGGGATCGGTGTGGTTtcggttttttcaaaatccaattttcttgcgtgtatatatatattagtgtATTTAGAGATATGTATATAAAGGTACAGTCCAGTTCGATTTGGGTTTCGGTGTAGATTCTGTATATAACCAAACCCGAACCAAAATTCACTGATTTCCTTAACTCTTAAATCAAAACTGAACCCGCGgtcaagaaatcatataacaacCACCCCGATTAAGTGCAGATTGGTTTGGACGAGATTGACATCCCTACATCCAAGTAAATCCTAATCATTACAGAGAATCCATACTCCTCTCATGGCTAGCTACAAGCACAAATACAAACTCAatgccagagagagagagaggaaaaaaacaaacaaatgctgAGTCGTCCGTACCGAGAATCCTTTGTACCTTTCTATCGAGGAATCTCGTGTCGTTGGACAATCAAACGGTCTGAGATTCCTTGATACAAAGGTTTTTCGGTACAACGAATCTCCCGTGAAAAAAGAAACCCGAAGAGAACAACAAACCTCGATGGACTCAGTGTACACCTCTGCCGCTGAGAGGCGAGGCAGGCAAGATGGGCTTGGAGAAGATCACGACATCCACTATAGGCGGACACCCCTCGCCTAAATCCTCACCTATATGCGAATCCTCCTCCCTGATCCTCAAAATCTGGCTATGCACGTGCGCAATCTTCTTCGCCGCCCACCTCCCCATCCTCGCCACCGATCTCGGCGACTCCGCCTCCTCCGAAGATCCCACGCTCTCCTGATCCGTCTCCCCGCTTTTCTCCTCGTAATAAAACACCTTAAATCTCCGCTTATCTTTTGAGTCGTCGTCCATCACAGGTTGCTTGACCGTCCCGACACGAGTCAGCTGACCCGAATACCACCTTGAgttattatataaaaactataAAAAGTTACGGGTTTGGAAGAGGAATCGATATTGGGATGATCAAGAATGGTTTGtgtgcttatatatatatatacacatagggGGAGGGTGTTAGGCCGTGAGTGGCCAGGTGTGAAATATACCTGGCTTGGAAGTGAGAGCCCTTGTTGTGATTGGAAGGTTATCGTGGTTGCGACACGTGTCTTGTGGGTGAGAGAAAGGTGGAGTTTGGGAATGTTGACCACGTAATAGGACACGTGGATAATTCATTACGGTGGGATGAAACTAGTTGGTTTTAGCCACGTCACCCACCTCATGgccaaaaataatcaaagtgcTACTCGAGAAACGCTAGCGTGCGACGGTGCTTCGGGAGCAATCAATAATGACTCGAACTCGATTATCATAGGAGTAATTGGTGTATCTTGTGAAAATGGTTTTATTTCATCCGGTTTGAAGATATTTTCATCACCTGAACGTATATAATGGTAGTTTGGCGAGTAAAACCTACACCAATCGAAGGGTGAAGGCCAATTGAATAGATCCGATTCGATACTTTCGGCTTGGTCGATTTTTCAATTTGACTCTCAAAAAGTTCGTAACCTCACAACAGAGAGAAACAATAGTATTTGTTGTGCCGATAAGGTCTCATGGTTTCCTGGCTCAAGTCATGTCAGGACAACAAGGGTTGGAGTAACAATTACTCTCTTCGTcttgctttaaatattttttacaaaaattcaaaaaacatttttacatatatttttttagatttgaaATTGCATGAATTTCCGTAAGTAAAATTTAAAGTGGGGCGGAATAAGTTTGGACAACAtactttctttgttttattgtCCAAGTCTGGATAGTGTTCACAATCGGTAACATGCACGTCTTTGAATGAGAAATTACTCCATTcatccctatttaattgtccacaacgattttgcgtgcatttttaacggtttatatctctcaacgtatattgttaaaaatatataatatgaatattatttgatagatcttatttttttctataaaacaatgatttcaaaaacataaaacataatatatgtcAAGAAATATCAGTCGTtaaaaatgcacgcaaaatcGTAGTGGATAATTAAATAGTGACGGAGAGAGCATTGTTTTTTGAACCCTCTTTTATTCAGTACTGACATTATCTTGGATAACTCAACATCCCAGTGTCTattaaatttcactgacctcccctcaGATTTCTGTTCCCcagaggtttctgacacgaacaaaAACCTCCCTTGAAGTTTCTGAAATATCACTTACCTCCCTTACTTTAGCTGACAATATACATATTCCCCCTTCCGTTAAGTTGATCTCTAACACCGTCAAATTTGATGATCAAATGACTAAAATGCCCATCTTTTCCCATAACATGCTAATTTACAcgtacatgtgtgtgtgtgtatatatatatatatttctctcATGTTCTGATCAAAATATTTCTCTCATGTTTGAGATGAATACGattttgattgaattgattctGAACCTAAACAGAGACTTTTGTTCTGGTTTTGTGTCGTGCAGAACAGAAGAGACCAAGCCAAAAACTCCATAGACCCAACCAAATGCTAAAGCtcaatcaaagaaatgctaaaCTCACCtactttttcggaaaaaaaacctagaaattACATCAACCAGAGGTGGAGTACTCTTGCATAAACATAGAAACCAACTCGGGAGAAATTCAATACACCTTAATCATCatttacacccaaaaaaatattgatcaaagctaaataatactaataataataataaagaaaacTACCCGATTATTGATCGAAGAATAATGCAAGAAGAATTGATGAAACCCATTTCTTATCCATCAACAAAACCAACCACCACTCTCTTGCCTACCAAACCCACACcctactttcttctttttctcataACCAACACTACCAAGTTCACCGCCATGGtataggaaaaaataaaattcaagaaTCAGAGGTAAAAACGAACacaaaaaattgcacaaaaTACATCTAACCTTACACAGATATGAGCAAATTTACCTTTGTCAACCAGATTAGCTCTTAATACATTGATTTAGGGAAATGAGGGTTTCTGAAATTCACTTTGGGACTTTAGATCACGGGACGCATTGGTTAGGGAACTGCAGTAGGAGACGAATATACTCGCAGTGGTGGGGTTTCTTTCATGTGTGAAGTTTTGATTCGGCTTCCGACTTGATCGATTAGAAAGATGATGGCATGATTTACAACGATGGGTAGTAGCACTGCGATGGCGTGGCGGCGGGAAGTTACGGACGTGGTCGATCTACTGCTCACCGCCGCAGTGGTGAGTTACAGACGTGGCGATCGACAAAGCGAGTACCAGAGTTTTGCTTGTGATGTGAGGCTTGATGGTGGCAGTTCCTTTTGATGGGTGTGATGGTttatgaggagagagagacattgGTTGTTCATGGGTAACTGAGATTTCAGCACCAAAACTCTTTTAACTTTAGTTGATGCTGTTAAGTTCTTAACGCCAACATGACGGAAGGGGGAATATGTATATTGTCAGCTAAAGTAAGGGTTGTCAGTGATACtgtatttcagaaacctcaaggaGATTTCTGTTCGTATCATAAATCTCAAGGGAGGTCGGTGAAATTTGCCCTAGAGTTAACTATACATATAAGTAAACCACTGGAGAGATCAATTGTAGTGTAGTTATCCAGATcagatggatttttttttttctaacttaATATGACCACACCCACTAGAGATGCTCGGCATGCAGCACCATGTCATTGTCACCCCAAAATTAAAAGCCTAAACATGAATAGTATGGTTCAGATTAATTAATACTGATAGCAACTCTAACCCTGTTTGGTGAAGAAAATTTAGGGTACTTTATGTATACTTTATATGAGCTTCTACGGTATGTGGCATCAGTATGATTATAAACCAGTAGTCATCTAATCGACCAATGCCAAGTGAAGTGACTTGACCCACAAAGATACGAAGATCTTTATGCGAGAAGATTTTCATTGTCGAGTAGGTATCATGTGGTATTCGCTTAGCGCATTTGGGCcgtctattttgattttgaatgacttgaatttggagagagaataaAGAAAGAGGATGTTGAGGTGAGAAGAGATAGTGTGTtttaatttgagccgttcaatacacttttgaaccgCCCGAATGTGTTGCTCGGGAACCATGTTGGCCGGGTGACATGGTAGCCACCCAGCACTTAAAAATTTCTCCTTTTgtcggagttttttttttaaagcaattGTTTTGGatacaaaatgaaaagaaagaaaagaatttttttaagcaattgcttaattttttttttaagcaaagTGGATTCATGAGATTGGTGCCAAAGTCGCATCGAATCTGAACATACTGGAAACCGTTGCCTGCTACCGACTCTGTGCTCGTGAGATATTGGGCCATGTATTATGTGCAATTCGATTATTTAACTagtccttccgtccctttttatgtgtccagtattttattttgggctgtcccttaataagtgtccattttgtaaagttaggggggtaaaaattggtgtattgtctattttgtccctaaaagtagattttattttgaaaagttagtgagtaaaagtgtaatgatgatgggtaagtggaaaagtggaggaaaaagttgatgtgaaaggtgtaatgatgatgtctttttaataagttggagttacgaagcaggacacttaaaaagggacggagagagtacaaCTTAAGGAGGGAGATAAGGGAACAAGTGGTATTTTGTTTGGGTCAGATTTCATCCGTTTCGAAAACTCACAGAAAGTCTACTCGCACATATTTTTTGAGCACAGATTActgtgtggggtccactaaGGGTCTTACACAAGTAattcgagccgtttattaaatttgaaatattttttcaagggtttccgccaaaaatcaactcaatccgatacctataagtgctcgattcatATATCTAaactttcattcaaattttagatgctcggatcatttgtgtgggacccttagtgggccccacacagtaatctgtgcacaatatgtgcacaaaaagTCTGTGTGAATAGTCGGACTCGAAAACTCATGTACCGAGAGATTTTCTGGCCGTTGAATTATGTGAATCTGAAAGGACTAGAAACAGTTGCTTGCTACCCACTCTGTGCTCGTGAGATATTGGGCCATGTAGTATGTGCAATTCGATTATTTAAGAGGGAGGGAAGGGCAAGGGCACAAGTGATGTTTTGTTTGAATCCGATTTCTTCTAATCctaaaatttttttgcttttgtgtcGAAAGATTTTTCTGCCGTTAAATTATATGatcttttttcatgttttaaaATTCGACGTCTAAAAAATTCCACGGCACATGAGTTTTCGACAGATAGGATCTTGCCTCGTTTTGTTTGGGAAGTGGGGATTCCTTTATCCGATGTCTTCTAACGATCGTTTCTAGGatggagggaggggggctgctgtccccttaGGGGCAGCAGCGCGCTGCTGTCCCCGAAttcggggcccactccggtctcgatccgatgatcggaaacgttcacttcgtagagctcgtcgagtagaaaaactatgcaaaaaatcagcttaattggatatcattaagtacttgatcggaacctttttatcttaaaaagaatggatccgaaacactggatcaaatccactgtaacccatggactaagagttatatgggctccgatcaggtacttagtgatatccaattaagctgattttttgcatagttgttctactcgacgagctctacaaagtgaacgattcagatcatcggagcgagaccggagtgggccccaaaatTAGGGCAgtagcacgctgctgtccccgaggggacagcagcccccccgcgTCGTTCTAGGATGGAGTTTAGAAGAgaaagttcaaagttcaaaggCAGGGTGAGAATCAGTAACACGTGGTTTGGAGAAATTTCATTTGGGTCCCAAGTTACAGGAGCCTACTAGCCTATGACCATACCGACAATATTTCACCTGTTGGAGACTTGGAGTTTATTATTCGTGACATGATCCATTTCGAATGCTTGCGTAAGTAAGAGAGGTACAATTATTTGCGGCACCAAAGTCTACGTCCACCGTTTAACATTCATCGCTTCTTCCATTTCTCTCAATCTCACCATTCGAAAGtattttggactgtccggattttaaaagactCTTTCAGGCTCTTCCATGCAAAAGTTTTTTCAAtatccggaccattaattgcCGATACGAACGATGAGATGTTAAGCGGTAAACGTCACACCGCAGCCCGCAGGTTTgcagggaagtgctacaatacacatcccttatttAAGTGTGCATCATATACACCCTcattgaaacacaccaaaatgttatgattcccaaaatgaTATGAAtctattgttaaaaagttacgaatcatattgatgaaaagttacgaattttttagtataaaaattacgatacgaaataaaatgttatgaatgaccggttctacaagtaattttttaattataagaTGGCACAATATAAACTACACAAtatgtgcatatggtacacaccttaaaaaagtgagctgtgctacgtgcacagcagcttgtacacagcagctgtgcacagatcccaTTTTCTCCCGACTCGGGTCgcacaaaaatgatcggagtcgttcatgttgttctaaatatgtcgtttaagatctctgtaaaaaatgaggcctaaattctgaagtgattttgggtgttttgttaacgcctctaacgatatcgaacgaagctcattttttacagaaaccttaaacgacatatttagaacatgagcggctccgatcatctttgtgcgacccgagccgggagaaaatgaaatctgtgcacagctgctgtgcacatagcTTTTCTGTAAAAAAGTatgtattgaagacttttccaGGATTTGCAACACCACCAAATGAAAATATCCACCacacatatttatttatttatttatcagtaTCTAAGTAAGTGACTGGGAAGATCTCATCACGGGGGAAAGTCTCAACTCATATCCACAAGAAAAgcaagagaggagaggagagggagaggggggagGAGGGGCGGCTGGGTTTTGGAAACCTTAAACAGAGAAAAGTGCAAAACTTCTCTCCCTTCAAATTTTCTGTACCCAATTTTTCGGTCATCAGATTATGTGAAAATCTTTAACAGATGAAAAAATTCTCACGTAATTCAACCGCTAAGAATGCACTAAAGCACCGATAGATAAGAATTGAGCTCCCAAAAACTTCGTCGTTGAAGCACGCATTTCCTTCAAAGCTTCcagattttcctttttctggCTTGGACTAAGAACGCAGAAAAGAAAGCAAGTTTCATCAAAGCTTACAAAGCCTAGAGATGAGAGACAGCGATACATGTATGATCAACAGAACACTTGTTTCTTAAAACATCAACAGCAATCTACTCAAATCAGGAACAGAAGCAAAGGCAAATCAATTTAATCTACCAACTATTCGAATTCATGTGAATTGTGAACCAATCAATGAAAACTCCTAATTGATTGAAGAATTCAGAATGGCAGTCGGGTAAGAGAATTTCAACAGAAACAAAGAATGCAAAAGACATAACAAGACACGTTTGATATCTTGATTTGCGCACGCTGTTTCACTCctcatcctcctcatctccatCTCCACCAGCAGCTTTCTTAGCAGCCGCCTTTTGGTTCTTTCGCTTGACTCTTCCAGGGCGCCCTCCTCCAAGTGGACTTGTGAGAGAGAAATCAATGTGTTTTTGAGAGTCCAACCTCACCATGAATGATGGTATATTGACCACCTGCCTCCCCACCCTGGCACAAGGAGAAGAATTTTCATAACATAAAATATCCAAATTATAAAACTAGAACAGATCATAACAAAGAGTAGCTCAATATGAAAGTCCTACAACACACAAGCTTATGAAAATGTCGGAAACTCATGTCAGAGAGGCTCTGCCAGGCAAAACACATTTCCAACAGACCCAATAGGTATTCATAAATGCTGAACCTTGAAGAGGCACTGGGAGCATGTACATTAATAAacttcaattattattattttctttttttgatgcaTTGGAAATTCAATAAACTTCAATTCAAACTGCTAATGCAGCCTTTATTTTAGCAGAGTCAAAACACACGTAagtgattgtgtgtgtgtgtgtgtgtgtgtgtgtgtgtgagagagagagagagagagagagagagagagagagagagagagagagagagttgaataCACAAATCAATCAGGATGTGTGTTCAGCGCGGACAATAAGCTACTAATACAAAACCAATGCAAGCACGTTCATAACGTGTATGCAGATCCAACCGAATACATAGACTGTTCTACGTTGATTAAGGAATAAAGTCTACATAAAAGAATCTTCAAATCAATTGGATACTGGGATATTACCAAGTATGAGCAACTAATCTCAGTGGTTATTTCACATACGCCGCGTAAAATGAAATGACTACAACTTAGTACTGAATTACTGATGAGTAACATATTTGCATAAAACAAGAGGTTCGATAAGGAATTCTACAATAATCAACGAATAGTGACATTAACTAAATAAAAATAAGGCACCTCACCACATGTATTCTTGTTCTCTATCCCTCTAACAGTGCTATACTTTTCTAAAAACAAAGCTCCCACCTTTTACCATAAGTATCTTTTGAAATtggaaagaaatcaaatttcCCATAAGTCATCTAAAAAAGTACTTACATGAAGTCAAGAGAAGTATGAACTTTGTAATAAATACACATGGGTAACCAACATTATCACAGAATATGCATTACCAGCACCAAGGAAAGAAAGACAATGTATGCCAAAAGCATCATAGAGTCCTAGATTCAAAGATTTTCAGCATAAAGGAAAGATAGCTAATGTTAATGAGTCCCTAATGAGTCCCCTTTAATCTAAAAGGTAACCAATTTCATGATATATCCAAAGAATCACCAGCACAATTCACAATCAGCTAATCACTATATACCGGAACTTTCCACGATGGCTTTTCAAAAAGGTAATGAATAACAGCATTAGCAGTGTCATAGGTAAGAATTGTAAATTGAACGGACATTATCTACATACGCCAATAAGGCACCTAGGCTCCAACTTCAACAATGAAAATATACGACATAACATACCTGATATGCCTCTGCCTAATGAGCACACGAGCATGGTGAATGGACTTAGCCATACCAGTCTTGAAAACAAGGGTTTGAAGACGGCGTTCAAGGAAGTTCTCCACAGTCAAAGCCAAGACATAATCAAGCTTGTTCTGGCTCTCATCCAGGAGTCCATACCTATTCATCCTACGTAGAAGGGCCTCACCCTCAAAGATACGGCGAGGATTTTTCTCATCAAGAGTGAGAAGCATTCTTGCGGCATTACGGATGCGGCTCAGAGCATACTGCACCCTCCACAACTCCCTCTTACATCGAAGCCCATACTCTCCTACAAGCTTCAGCTCGGCGTCCAAACGCTCCTTCTCATAAGGACGGCGAGGCTTCTTAAAAGTTTTTCCATCTACAACCATGAACATTTGCATTCAACACATAAATCCAGGGTCAAGATAACATAGATCATGGTGCAACAGAAATAAAGAGGCCATCAAATACAACAGAGTGAAATATCCAACATGAGGGCACATGAACCGGAAGCTACACCAAAAAAGGGATAAACTTGGGCAAAATAGCTCATCAAGAACCCGAAGGTAACCATCtacattacttttaaaaaactaagTGTTCTCAATTTCGTGCCCCAAGTGTCGCTAAGAAGTGTAAGTACTATGCTGTGACCTGAAAGCCTCTAATTAATTGTCTCATATAACTACATTGGCCTAAAAAATTGCTATGTAGCAAGAAACTAAGTAAACGGTGCAAATCCAACTTTGGAATTCAGAATCAAAGCTCTGCGATTTTTGTTTCCTCTGCCTTCAACTAGAATTCACCAAGAATTTCCTTTTGCAACTATTCAACCCGTACCTTGAAGTTTGAACCAACTTCAATGGTATCCATATTAGTCAGCAGCTCGATGCGCATAGCAGGTTTGTCAGCGTTTATTGTGTAATTCAAATTTCTATACCTAAAAAATTGCTACGTAACAAGAAACTAAAGTATACGGTGCAAAATCAACTTTAGAATTCTGAATCAAAGCTCTAGATTTTGTTTGCTATGTATCAAGAAACTAAGTGTGCCGTGTACATTCAACTTTAGCTCGGTCCAAGCCGCACCCACAATGAATCTGGTCCACATATTTTGTATCCGGAATATTTCTGTCAAACCCAATTTTTTGGGGGGACATCCAGCACAGATCCTTCTTGCATTTTAATTTTCTCGTCGTTTAGATAAAATCAGTTACTGAAATGACGACCGGAAATCTTAAAAGAAAGCATTTATACAGCTAAAACCTCAAGCACACAAGAATAGGAGAACTACAATTAGATGAAAAAGCAAATGTAGTGCGTTCATCAGTGtgcaccagagagagagagagagagagagagagcatacagTTGCGATAGAAATTGACGTGAACCATGGCTCCGCCGGCTAGCCGCCAAGTGCCAGAAGAGCGGGAGAAGAGCTAGAGAGGAATAAATATAGACGATTCCTTCTCTATATAGTGCGAGCCCTAAAACTTAAATCAGCCCAACTGGCCATTGTGCCACAATTCTTCGAAGCCCAATTGGCCCAAAGCTAGTGGAGCTGGGGGGCTCTACTGGGTTCTGCTGTGAGTCTGTGACttcaaaagaagggaaaatgacggcatatgacgtgttttgataattaatacccgtcaatgataagttaaaaatatttgttaatactgaaaatgtccttggcggatattaattatcaaaatacgtccttaACCGACATTTTCCCTCAAAAGAACGATTTTCATCTCGAGTTAAAACATGtacattatttattttgtaaagcTCATGAGAACATCATCATGTTCCATTTTTTGAAACGTCAATTTCGTCCCCTACATTCCCACCTCCAACTCCCTCGTACCAATCCGAACGCTTATTTCCCTTTTTAGCCCCTTATGTCCTCACATGTCTTGGTGAGCACATGTAtacatttgtattttgtgtttgaTCGTAGCAAACTAGGTCCACACGGTATGTGTGGACCGGACGCAACACGATTATTTGTGTACGAGTATTTGCATAATTGTTTATGGTTCCAACTAACCGTGGTTTCTGCGAATAGTGAGGGATGAGAaatctctcatttatttttGACCAATCCGAAGAAGAGAGAATAATCGATGTGTACTTAAAACTAACTTGGACATCCGCTGAACGAAGAACTCTCTTTGGAAGTTGTCTACGGAGTATTTCTCAAGTCTCAACGAATACCCTAGGCCTAGATTCCCGTAATTTGCAGAGACGAGCCGCCtcagagtctctctctctctctctctgctttctctctctctggggaGAAATCAGAAAACAATCAACCAGGGACAGCCTACTCGCCATCTTCGAGCTGTTCAGAGTAACCACAACTACTCTCTCTCCACCCAAAGCCATGTCCGCAAAATGGCGAGCCCTACAGCACCGCCACCGCTACACCTACAACGCCGTCGTATTCCCCCACTCCTACACCACCGCCCTCcacagccaccaccaccactcctcgaCCACTTCCCCCTTCTTCTCCGACCTGAACCACCTCGTCTCCCTCACCTCCACCTACG
Proteins encoded in this window:
- the LOC131304117 gene encoding small ribosomal subunit protein uS4y, with protein sequence MVHVNFYRNYGKTFKKPRRPYEKERLDAELKLVGEYGLRCKRELWRVQYALSRIRNAARMLLTLDEKNPRRIFEGEALLRRMNRYGLLDESQNKLDYVLALTVENFLERRLQTLVFKTGMAKSIHHARVLIRQRHIRVGRQVVNIPSFMVRLDSQKHIDFSLTSPLGGGRPGRVKRKNQKAAAKKAAGGDGDEEDEE